A part of Flavobacteriaceae bacterium GSB9 genomic DNA contains:
- a CDS encoding helix-turn-helix domain-containing protein, producing the protein MVKNNELDLAWDFINNTNRTIFLTGKAGTGKTTFLHQLKQRSLKRMVVVAPTGVAAINAKGVTIHSFFQMPFGPILPETDLNASKGFNRKFSKTKINIIKSMDLLVIDEISMVRADLLDGIDRTLRRFRNRNKVFGGVQLLMIGDLQQLSPVIKEQEWDLLKHIYKNGFFFSSIAFQQSRAITIELKHIYRQENPKFIEILNQIRNNTLSESAAEELNKRFIQDFQPKADEGYISLTTHNNKAEATNRVELDKLKSKSLTYKAEIEGKFPEYAYPNNENLELKVGAQVMFVKNDSSGEQRYFNGKIGKVIHLDTDEVVVHCPEDEFNIIVTPETWENINYSINSETKAISEEKIGSYSQMPLRLAWSITIHKSQGLTFERAIIDAQGAFAHGQTYVALSRCKSLEGLVLKSKVHPSQIISDNQVNAFNEDAEKNAPDEKVLTQSQKAFQLELIEELFNFYAFLHPVNRILDVYYKNRTVVEGPIGDTFEKLKSTIAHFLKVSNGFKNQLKELSENDPVLPEQSKTIQDRFNKAVTYFKTEIVKHVAAPLQSFGFTTDNQAIGSEITKHLDAFEALLATKQLYFKEIVDGFHVNSFLELRAKAVFTEKEKPKKKRKTIVEGTSNIELFERLRTLRNDLAQEKDLIHYQIFTQKALYEMCETLPTNKNELLEVNGMGKTRVKKYGSNILEVIRGYCEEHNIEVSGEIELFKVPKTKRKKGDTKKESLRMFKSGKSIQDIADERELNENTIFGHLASFVHAGEIKVTDLMSAEHYDELKTAIPQISFENLSDLKHQLGDKYSYGELRLVLEYLKD; encoded by the coding sequence ATGGTCAAAAACAACGAACTAGATCTAGCTTGGGATTTTATTAATAATACAAACCGTACCATTTTTTTAACAGGAAAGGCTGGTACGGGCAAGACTACTTTTTTGCACCAACTAAAACAGCGTAGTCTAAAAAGAATGGTAGTTGTTGCACCAACAGGTGTGGCTGCCATCAATGCCAAAGGGGTTACGATACATTCCTTTTTTCAAATGCCATTTGGGCCTATTTTACCCGAAACTGATTTAAATGCCTCGAAGGGATTCAATAGAAAATTTAGTAAGACAAAGATTAATATTATTAAGTCAATGGATCTTTTGGTTATTGACGAAATTAGTATGGTTCGTGCCGATTTATTAGATGGCATTGATCGGACATTACGTCGTTTTAGAAATAGAAATAAAGTTTTTGGAGGAGTACAATTGTTGATGATTGGTGATTTGCAACAGCTTTCGCCCGTAATAAAAGAACAGGAATGGGATTTGCTTAAACATATTTATAAGAACGGGTTTTTCTTTAGCAGTATAGCATTTCAACAAAGCCGGGCGATTACCATAGAATTAAAACACATTTACAGACAAGAAAACCCAAAGTTTATAGAGATTCTTAATCAAATACGGAATAATACACTTAGTGAATCGGCAGCAGAAGAACTCAACAAACGATTTATTCAAGATTTTCAACCCAAGGCAGATGAAGGTTATATTTCACTAACGACACACAATAATAAAGCTGAAGCGACCAACAGGGTGGAATTAGATAAATTAAAAAGCAAATCACTGACCTATAAAGCTGAGATTGAAGGGAAATTTCCTGAGTATGCTTATCCGAATAATGAAAATTTAGAATTAAAGGTTGGAGCTCAAGTGATGTTTGTTAAAAACGATAGCAGTGGAGAACAGCGATACTTCAATGGAAAAATAGGAAAAGTTATCCATTTAGATACCGATGAAGTTGTAGTACATTGTCCTGAAGATGAGTTTAATATCATTGTTACTCCTGAAACTTGGGAAAATATTAATTATTCTATTAATTCTGAAACCAAAGCTATTTCAGAAGAAAAAATTGGCTCATATTCCCAGATGCCACTCCGTTTAGCTTGGTCTATAACTATTCATAAAAGCCAAGGGTTGACTTTTGAAAGAGCCATAATTGACGCTCAAGGCGCATTTGCACACGGGCAAACTTATGTGGCACTGAGTCGCTGTAAATCATTAGAAGGTTTGGTGTTAAAAAGTAAAGTGCACCCGAGCCAGATTATTAGCGACAATCAAGTAAATGCCTTCAATGAAGATGCTGAAAAAAATGCTCCAGATGAAAAAGTTTTAACACAATCTCAAAAAGCGTTTCAGTTAGAATTGATTGAAGAGCTATTTAATTTTTATGCGTTCTTGCATCCAGTCAATCGAATTTTAGATGTCTATTATAAAAATAGAACTGTAGTTGAGGGACCTATTGGTGATACTTTTGAAAAGTTAAAAAGTACAATTGCCCATTTTTTAAAGGTTAGTAATGGGTTTAAAAATCAGTTAAAAGAACTTTCTGAAAATGACCCGGTATTGCCGGAACAAAGTAAAACTATTCAAGACCGGTTTAATAAAGCCGTTACTTATTTTAAAACAGAAATCGTAAAACATGTTGCAGCACCTTTACAAAGCTTCGGGTTTACAACAGATAATCAGGCTATTGGAAGCGAGATTACCAAACACCTTGATGCCTTTGAAGCGCTATTGGCAACAAAGCAGCTATATTTTAAAGAAATTGTTGATGGTTTTCATGTTAACAGTTTTTTGGAATTACGTGCGAAGGCTGTATTTACAGAAAAAGAAAAACCTAAAAAGAAACGTAAAACCATTGTGGAAGGCACAAGTAATATTGAGCTTTTTGAAAGGTTACGCACGCTTAGAAATGATTTAGCTCAGGAAAAAGACTTAATACATTATCAAATATTTACACAAAAGGCGCTTTATGAAATGTGTGAAACCTTACCAACCAATAAGAATGAACTTTTAGAGGTTAACGGTATGGGTAAAACGCGTGTTAAGAAGTATGGTTCTAATATTTTAGAGGTTATTCGGGGCTATTGTGAGGAACATAATATTGAAGTGTCGGGTGAAATAGAACTTTTTAAAGTTCCTAAAACCAAAAGAAAAAAAGGTGATACTAAAAAGGAATCATTACGGATGTTTAAGTCTGGTAAATCTATCCAAGATATTGCAGATGAACGTGAGCTTAACGAAAATACAATTTTCGGGCATTTGGCCAGTTTTGTTCATGCTGGAGAAATAAAAGTAACTGATTTGATGTCTGCAGAACATTACGATGAGTTGAAAACTGCCATTCCCCAAATATCCTTCGAAAATTTATCCGATTTGAAGCATCAACTGGGTGATAAGTATTCTTATGGTGAGCTGCGTTTGGTGTTAGAGTATTTGAAGGATTAA